A DNA window from Drosophila biarmipes strain raj3 chromosome 2R, RU_DBia_V1.1, whole genome shotgun sequence contains the following coding sequences:
- the LOC108029347 gene encoding probable cytochrome P450 6a14, which translates to MLLTIALLGLLLALAYHFYVKIFTYWERKGVPYEKPLPVIGNMKGIGDKYHFRDINQRIYDQFKGKAPLAGMYMFFRRTAMITDLDLIKQVMIKDFNYFQDRGAFNNPRDDPLTGHLFALEGDEWRSMRHKLSPVFTSGKMKLMTEVIVDVGRRLTDAMDAAVKEAKVVDDNVEIKDLCARFTTDVIGSCAFGLECHSLQDPNAEFRQKGREIFTTRRNSQMVQAFLFTNPKLAKMLRMKVLPDDITNFFMSAVRNTVDYRLKNGIKRNDFIDQLIEIRAEDEEAARKGMGIDLSKGLTLEQMAAQAFVFFVAGFETSSSTMSFCLYELALQPEIQQRVRDEIESVLVNVEGEKLTYDALAQMSYLDQVVAETLRKHPLLPHLIRECNQEYLVPNTDIVLDKGVNALIPVHNIHHDPEIYPEPEKFDPSRFDPDEVKSRHPMAYLPFGDGPRNCIGLRFGKVQAKVGLVSLLRRFKFSVSNRTEVPLILAKKAFLLGTENGMYLKVETI; encoded by the exons ATGCTGCTTACTATTGCCCTACTGGGCCTACTCTTGGCCTTGGCCTACCATTTCTACGTAAAAATCTTCACCTATTGGGAGCGCAAAGGGGTTCCCTACGAGAAACCTCTTCCAGTGATTGGCAACATGAAGGGAATCGGGGATAAGTACCATTTCCGTGACATCAATCAAAGAATTTACGACCAGTTCAAGGGAAAGGCTCCGTTAGCTGGAATGTACATGTTCTTCAGACGAACCGCCATGATCACTGATCTGGACCTCATCAAGCAGGTGATGATTAAGGACTTCAACTACTTTCAAGATCGCGGTGCCTTTAACAATCCCCGCGACGATCCCTTGACGGGTCACCTCTTTGCCCTGGAAGGCGACGAGTGGCGATCGATGAGACACAAACTTTCTCCGGTTTTCACCTCCGGAAAGATGAAGCTCATGACGGAAGTGATAGTAGACGTGGGTCGCCGCCTGACCGACGCCATGGATGCGGCAGTAAAGGAGGCCAAGGTGGTCGATGACAATGTGGAGATCAAGGACCTCTGTGCACGATTCACCACGGATGTCATTGGTTCGTGTGCCTTTGGGCTGGAGTGCCACAGTCTTCAGGATCCCAACGCAGAGTTCCGACAGAAGGGTAGGGAGATCTTTACGACACGTCGCAATTCCCAGATGGTGCAAGCATTTTTGTTTACCAACCCCAAGTTGGCTAAGATGTTACGCATGAAAGTACTTCCCGATGACATAACGAATTTCTTTATGTCGGCGGTGAGGAACACCGTCGATTATCGCCTCAAGAATGGCATAAAACGGAACGACTTTATCGACCAGTTAATAGAAATTCGTGCTGAGGACGAAGAAGCGGCTAGGAAGGGTATGGGTATCGATCTTTCCAAAGGACTGACACTTGAGCAAATGGCTGCCCAGGCCTTCGTGTTCTTCGTGGCTGGCTTCGAGACCTCCTCCAGCACTATGTCCTTTTGCCTGTATGAACTTGCCTTGCAGCCAGAGATTCAGCAGAGGGTAAGGGATGAGATCGAAAGTGTGCTCGTCAATGTGGAAGGCGAAAAGCTTACCTACGACGCCCTGGCCCAAATGTCCTACTTAGATCAGGTGGTGGCTG AAACACTTCGAAAGCACCCTCTTCTTCCCCATCTTATCAGAGAGTGCAACCAAGAATACCTGGTGCCCAACACAGATATTGTGCTCGATAAGGGCGTCAATGCCTTGATCCCCGTTCACAATATTCACCATGATCCTGAGATATATCCTGAGCCGGAAAAGTTCGATCCTAGTCGCTTCGATCCGGACGAAGTCAAGTCCCGCCACCCCATGGCCTATTTGCCCTTTGGCGATGGACCACGTAACTGCATTGGACTTCGTTTTGGAAAGGTTCAGGCAAAGGTTGGGCTCGTATCGCTGCTTCGTCGTTTTAAATTCTCAGTTTCGAACCGCACTGAAGTTCCTTtgattttggcaaaaaaagcGTTTCTCTTGGGTACCGAAAATGGCATGTACCTAAAGGTGGAAaccatttga